In Moorella sp. Hama-1, a single genomic region encodes these proteins:
- a CDS encoding DHH family phosphoesterase, with protein MSDIARIAATLATARDVAVATHIIPDGDCLGSMLALTLALRDRGARVVAINADPVPEMFQYLPGQETIIPPARVTHVPPLLVMVDCTDLERAGTGFSAWQNRVEEIINIDHHVSNTRFGHLNLVDGQAAATAELIYAILEAMPANITPEVATCLYTGLATDTGSFQYESCTARTLRLAANLIERGARLPLIREYLWERKPLNSIRLLAATLPTLTLAYEGRVAWLTVTRAALEATGSGPEHAEGLVNYPRSIAGVEVGLLFRELPEGKIKVSLRSKKIVDVNQVAGLFGGGGHRRAAGCTIAGDLERVVARVVAAVGEAL; from the coding sequence ATGAGTGACATCGCCAGGATAGCGGCCACCCTGGCCACGGCCCGGGACGTGGCGGTGGCCACCCACATTATCCCGGACGGGGATTGCCTGGGCTCCATGCTCGCCCTGACCCTGGCCCTCAGGGACCGGGGCGCCAGGGTAGTGGCTATTAATGCTGACCCGGTCCCGGAGATGTTTCAGTACCTGCCGGGGCAGGAGACCATTATACCCCCCGCCAGGGTAACCCATGTGCCGCCGTTACTTGTAATGGTTGATTGTACGGACCTGGAACGAGCCGGTACCGGCTTTAGCGCCTGGCAGAACCGGGTCGAGGAGATAATTAACATCGATCATCACGTCAGTAATACCCGTTTCGGCCACCTGAACCTGGTGGACGGCCAGGCGGCGGCAACGGCGGAATTAATCTACGCCATCCTTGAGGCCATGCCGGCAAACATTACCCCGGAGGTGGCGACCTGTCTTTATACAGGCCTGGCCACTGATACCGGCTCTTTTCAGTATGAGAGCTGTACGGCCAGGACCCTGCGCCTGGCCGCCAACCTCATTGAGAGGGGAGCCCGGCTGCCCCTTATCCGGGAATACCTGTGGGAAAGGAAACCCTTGAATAGTATCCGCCTCCTGGCGGCTACCCTGCCCACCCTCACCCTGGCCTATGAGGGACGGGTGGCCTGGCTGACGGTGACCAGGGCGGCCCTGGAGGCCACGGGTTCAGGGCCGGAACACGCCGAGGGCCTGGTCAATTATCCCCGCAGCATTGCCGGGGTGGAAGTCGGCCTGCTCTTCCGGGAATTACCCGAAGGCAAAATCAAGGTCAGCCTACGCTCGAAGAAAATTGTGGATGTTAACCAGGTGGCAGGCTTATTTGGCGGCGGCGGTCACCGCCGGGCCGCCGGTTGTACCATTGCCGGCGACCTGGAGAGAGTAGTCGCCCGGGTGGTAGCCGCTGTAGGTGAGGCCCTGTAG
- the truB gene encoding tRNA pseudouridine(55) synthase TruB, translating to MVTGFINVLKPPGLTSHDVVQQLRRILKEKKIGHAGTLDPLAAGVLPVAAGKATRLLEYLQAGDKAYRAEFILGLKTDTQDLDGSVLARTPCPPFTEGELQAAALPLTGPIFQVPPMASAVHYQGRRLYELAWEGLEVERPARPVTVYQFQVLKAWRDPPYYRALVDITCSRGTYVRTLGADWGDRLGVGATLAFLLRTAAGTFQLTAAWTLEEIEAMARAGNLEFILPPAAGLQHLAAVTVPGDFIPAVRNGVVLKGEVCRSLPAVRTGDIVRLEDGAGQLLALARVAINNQGAYLFKPHKVL from the coding sequence ATGGTCACGGGTTTTATTAACGTCTTAAAGCCACCGGGGTTGACCTCCCACGATGTCGTCCAGCAGCTGCGCCGGATTCTAAAAGAAAAGAAAATCGGCCACGCCGGTACCCTGGATCCCCTGGCAGCCGGTGTCCTGCCGGTAGCCGCCGGCAAGGCCACCCGTTTGCTGGAGTACCTTCAGGCCGGAGATAAGGCCTACCGGGCCGAATTTATCCTGGGCCTCAAGACCGACACCCAGGACCTGGACGGCAGCGTTCTGGCCAGGACGCCCTGCCCGCCCTTTACAGAGGGGGAATTGCAGGCGGCTGCCTTACCCCTGACGGGCCCGATCTTCCAGGTACCACCCATGGCCTCGGCGGTACACTACCAGGGTCGCCGCCTGTATGAATTGGCCTGGGAGGGCCTGGAGGTGGAACGGCCGGCGCGGCCGGTGACCGTTTACCAATTTCAAGTCCTCAAAGCCTGGCGCGACCCTCCCTATTACCGGGCTTTAGTGGATATTACTTGTTCCCGGGGTACCTACGTTCGTACCCTGGGGGCTGATTGGGGCGACCGTCTGGGCGTAGGGGCGACCCTGGCCTTTTTGCTACGTACGGCGGCCGGGACCTTCCAGTTGACTGCTGCCTGGACCCTGGAAGAAATCGAGGCTATGGCCAGGGCGGGCAACCTGGAGTTTATCCTCCCCCCTGCCGCCGGCCTCCAGCACCTGGCGGCGGTTACTGTACCCGGGGACTTTATTCCCGCCGTGCGTAACGGGGTAGTCCTTAAAGGTGAGGTATGCCGGTCGCTGCCGGCAGTCCGGACCGGGGATATCGTGCGCCTGGAGGATGGAGCCGGGCAGCTCCTGGCCCTGGCCAGGGTGGCGATCAATAACCAGGGGGCGTATCTTTTTAAGCCCCATAAGGTTTTGTGA
- a CDS encoding bifunctional riboflavin kinase/FAD synthetase produces MMQVWQGLPRGLDTGGCCLALGNFDGVHRGHQHLISTIVQRSRSGEGPAIVITFTPHPSRVLGGNPPGLLTTTERKIELIARLGVDHLFLLPFTREMAALDPEAFSREILWSHFHPRLVGVGFNFTFGYRGAGTPALLRRLGAELGFSVTVMAPVTHRGFIVSSTAIRNALGQGDIALARELLGYWPFLAGRVVPGEQRGRRLGFPTANLAVPPELQLPAYGVYACFASCRGQNWRAVVNIGRRPTFGPSLPATIEAHLLDFSGDLYHQDMALEFRGFLRPERKFASPGDLKNQMEADRHQVRLILDGGTASIMSSRDQQA; encoded by the coding sequence ATGATGCAGGTATGGCAGGGATTGCCCCGGGGTTTGGATACAGGCGGCTGCTGCCTGGCCCTGGGGAACTTCGACGGGGTGCACCGGGGTCACCAGCATTTAATCAGCACCATTGTCCAGCGATCCAGGTCCGGCGAAGGACCGGCTATAGTAATTACCTTTACTCCGCATCCATCCCGGGTCCTGGGTGGTAACCCTCCCGGGCTGTTAACCACCACTGAGCGCAAGATAGAACTCATTGCCCGGTTGGGTGTAGATCATTTATTCCTTTTGCCCTTTACCAGGGAAATGGCGGCCCTGGACCCGGAAGCCTTCAGCCGGGAGATTTTATGGTCCCATTTCCACCCCCGCCTGGTGGGGGTAGGTTTTAATTTTACCTTCGGCTACCGGGGGGCGGGCACCCCTGCCCTGTTACGCCGCCTAGGGGCGGAGCTGGGTTTTAGCGTAACTGTAATGGCGCCGGTAACCCACCGGGGTTTCATTGTCAGCAGTACGGCCATCCGCAATGCCCTGGGCCAGGGGGATATCGCCCTGGCCAGGGAGCTCCTCGGCTACTGGCCATTCCTGGCCGGGAGGGTGGTGCCGGGTGAACAGCGTGGACGTCGCCTGGGCTTTCCCACGGCCAACCTGGCGGTACCGCCGGAATTGCAGCTGCCCGCCTATGGCGTTTATGCCTGCTTTGCCTCCTGCCGGGGACAGAACTGGAGGGCGGTAGTAAACATCGGCCGGAGGCCGACCTTCGGCCCCTCCCTGCCGGCGACCATCGAAGCCCATCTCTTGGATTTCAGTGGGGATCTCTACCACCAGGACATGGCCCTGGAGTTCCGAGGTTTTCTACGCCCGGAGCGCAAGTTTGCCAGTCCCGGAGATTTAAAAAACCAGATGGAGGCTGACCGGCACCAGGTCCGGCTGATCCTGGATGGCGGGACAGCGTCAATAATGTCATCGCGGGACCAGCAGGCGTAA
- the rpsO gene encoding 30S ribosomal protein S15, whose product MALDTAKKKEIITRYQKHENDTGSPEVQIAILTERINHLTEHLQVHHKDHHSRRGLLKMVGQRRGLLNYLRDNDIERYRQVIEALGLRR is encoded by the coding sequence ATGGCCCTGGATACTGCTAAGAAAAAGGAAATAATAACCCGTTATCAAAAGCACGAAAATGATACGGGCTCGCCAGAAGTGCAGATTGCCATTCTGACGGAACGCATTAACCACCTGACGGAACACCTGCAGGTACATCACAAGGACCATCACTCGCGCCGGGGCCTGCTCAAGATGGTTGGTCAACGCCGGGGTTTACTCAATTACCTGCGTGACAACGATATTGAGCGTTACCGGCAGGTTATCGAGGCCCTCGGCTTGCGGCGCTAA
- a CDS encoding polyribonucleotide nucleotidyltransferase, with protein sequence MQGVLRKTLAVAGRDLTLETGRLARQAGGAVMVNYGGTMVLVTATASAEPREGIDFFPLTVDYEERLYAAGKIPGGFIKREGRPSEKAILSARLIDRPIRPLFPKSYRNDVHVVATVMSVNQDCPPNIASIIGASAALTISGIPFAGPIGAVSVGLIDNQPVINPTLEEDSRSSLQLSVAGTETAIMMVEAGAKEVSEDLMLECIMRGHEEIKRIVAFINEFREEALALGLAKEKPEVVTPHLDPEWENRVREIATPRLQEVVYRSRNERWAKQEREKQFDACREGINSLILEGQEEVLAANPDLPGLINEQITKIEKEIVRRMILTEGVRVDGRTLEEIRPITCEVGVLSRTHGSGLFTRGETQVLTVTTLGPISDEQILDDLGVDESKRYMHHYNFPPYSVGEARPIRAPGRREIGHGALAERALEPMIPSEEEFPYAIRLVSEVLGSNGSTSMGSVCGSTLALMDAGVPIKAPVAGVAMGLVKENDQVAVLTDIQGLEDALGDMDFKVAGTKNGITALQMDIKIAGIDRSILERALEQARRGRLFILEKILATLPGPRPELSPYAPRMLTTTIDPDKIRDIIGPGGKVIKKIIEETGVDIDVEDDGRVFIASTDAAAGERALEIIEALTKEVETGKVYNGRVTRVMDFGAFVEVVPGVLGMPGKEGLVHISQLANERVEKVEDVVHEGDHILVKAIGYDPQGRLKLSRKEALAPAAAGEEGTHRHFRRPGREGGNRGFNNRKPR encoded by the coding sequence ATGCAAGGGGTATTACGTAAAACCCTGGCTGTTGCAGGCCGGGATTTAACCCTGGAGACAGGGCGCCTGGCCCGGCAGGCCGGGGGGGCCGTTATGGTTAATTACGGCGGCACCATGGTCCTGGTAACGGCAACAGCTTCTGCTGAACCCAGAGAGGGAATCGATTTTTTTCCCCTCACCGTTGATTATGAGGAGCGGCTCTATGCCGCCGGGAAGATCCCGGGAGGTTTTATTAAACGGGAAGGCCGGCCCAGTGAAAAGGCCATCCTTTCGGCCCGCTTAATCGACCGCCCCATCCGGCCCCTGTTCCCGAAGTCCTATCGCAACGATGTCCATGTGGTAGCCACAGTAATGTCCGTCAACCAGGACTGCCCCCCCAACATAGCCAGTATTATTGGGGCTTCGGCGGCCTTAACCATCTCGGGCATTCCCTTTGCCGGGCCCATCGGGGCGGTGAGTGTCGGTTTAATTGACAACCAACCGGTAATAAACCCCACCCTGGAAGAGGATTCCCGCAGCAGCCTCCAGCTGTCGGTAGCCGGTACCGAAACGGCCATTATGATGGTCGAAGCCGGGGCGAAAGAAGTATCCGAGGACCTGATGCTGGAGTGCATCATGCGGGGTCATGAGGAAATCAAGAGGATTGTCGCCTTTATCAATGAATTCCGGGAGGAAGCCCTGGCCCTGGGCCTGGCCAAGGAGAAGCCGGAGGTCGTGACCCCGCACCTGGACCCGGAGTGGGAGAACAGGGTACGGGAAATAGCTACACCCAGGTTGCAGGAGGTTGTTTACCGCAGCCGCAACGAGCGATGGGCCAAGCAGGAGCGGGAAAAGCAGTTCGACGCCTGCCGGGAAGGAATTAACAGCCTGATCCTCGAGGGACAGGAAGAGGTCCTGGCAGCCAACCCCGATCTGCCTGGCCTGATCAACGAGCAGATTACTAAAATCGAGAAGGAAATAGTCCGCCGGATGATCCTGACGGAAGGCGTACGGGTGGATGGTCGCACCCTGGAAGAGATCCGGCCCATTACCTGTGAGGTGGGAGTTTTAAGCCGTACCCATGGTTCCGGCCTTTTCACCCGGGGGGAAACCCAGGTCCTGACGGTGACCACCCTGGGACCAATCAGCGATGAACAGATCCTCGACGACCTGGGGGTCGATGAATCGAAACGCTATATGCACCACTATAATTTTCCACCCTACAGCGTGGGTGAAGCGCGGCCTATCCGGGCCCCCGGAAGGCGGGAGATCGGCCATGGTGCCCTGGCGGAGCGGGCCCTGGAGCCCATGATCCCTTCGGAAGAAGAATTCCCCTATGCCATCCGGCTGGTTTCGGAGGTCCTGGGGTCTAACGGTTCTACTTCCATGGGCAGTGTCTGCGGCAGCACCCTGGCCTTGATGGACGCCGGGGTACCCATTAAAGCACCGGTAGCCGGCGTGGCCATGGGCCTGGTCAAGGAAAACGATCAGGTGGCCGTCCTGACGGATATCCAGGGGCTGGAAGACGCCCTGGGGGATATGGACTTCAAGGTGGCCGGGACGAAGAATGGCATCACCGCCCTGCAGATGGATATTAAGATCGCCGGTATCGACCGGTCCATCCTGGAGCGGGCCCTGGAACAGGCCCGGCGCGGGCGCCTCTTCATCCTGGAAAAGATCCTGGCAACCCTGCCGGGGCCGCGGCCGGAGCTGTCACCCTATGCGCCCCGGATGTTGACCACGACCATTGATCCCGATAAGATCCGTGATATCATCGGCCCCGGGGGCAAGGTCATTAAAAAGATTATCGAAGAAACCGGAGTAGATATTGACGTCGAAGATGACGGGCGCGTCTTTATTGCCTCCACCGATGCCGCCGCCGGGGAGCGGGCCCTGGAGATTATTGAAGCCCTGACCAAAGAAGTGGAGACGGGCAAGGTCTACAACGGCCGGGTGACCCGGGTAATGGACTTTGGCGCCTTTGTCGAGGTAGTGCCGGGGGTTCTGGGCATGCCCGGAAAAGAGGGCTTGGTCCATATCTCCCAGCTGGCCAATGAGCGGGTAGAAAAGGTGGAGGATGTGGTCCACGAGGGCGATCACATCCTGGTCAAGGCCATCGGTTACGATCCCCAGGGGCGCCTGAAACTCTCCCGTAAAGAAGCCCTGGCTCCTGCGGCAGCGGGTGAGGAAGGAACCCACCGTCACTTCCGCCGGCCCGGCCGGGAAGGCGGCAACCGTGGCTTTAATAACCGGAAACCTCGTTAA
- a CDS encoding polysaccharide deacetylase family protein produces MYVFFYPRRGLRRWGLLVALGLLLILGFTCWRWLGGAAVPALKTQPIYQGDPARKAVALTFTIDWGEEHLPAILTALAQVGGRATFFPTGQWAERHPDLVRQIAAAGHEIGNHGQSHPHPDNLSREENRQDILKGEATLKAITGKKPVLYSPPYGESKPQVIAAAGDLGYQFIMWTINTGDYLPNTRPEDILATILPKCQNGAIVLLHPTAVTARALPELLKQLKERGYALVTTSEILKNG; encoded by the coding sequence ATGTATGTGTTTTTCTACCCCCGGAGGGGGCTCAGGCGCTGGGGCTTACTGGTGGCCCTGGGATTACTATTGATTCTGGGTTTTACTTGCTGGCGCTGGCTGGGTGGAGCTGCGGTACCGGCCCTGAAAACCCAACCCATTTATCAGGGCGATCCGGCCCGGAAGGCAGTGGCCCTCACCTTTACCATTGACTGGGGGGAAGAGCACCTGCCGGCTATTCTCACGGCCCTGGCCCAGGTCGGGGGCCGGGCAACCTTTTTCCCTACAGGTCAGTGGGCCGAACGCCACCCTGACCTGGTCCGCCAGATAGCTGCCGCCGGTCATGAGATCGGTAACCACGGCCAGAGTCACCCCCACCCGGATAACCTGAGCCGGGAGGAAAATCGCCAGGATATCCTGAAGGGTGAAGCCACCCTGAAGGCGATTACCGGCAAGAAACCCGTCCTTTACTCCCCTCCCTACGGGGAGAGTAAGCCCCAGGTGATAGCCGCCGCCGGCGATCTGGGTTACCAATTTATCATGTGGACCATTAATACTGGTGATTACCTGCCCAACACCCGGCCGGAGGATATCCTGGCCACCATCCTCCCCAAATGCCAGAATGGGGCTATTGTCCTGCTGCACCCGACAGCAGTGACGGCCCGGGCCCTGCCGGAGCTGCTTAAACAGCTCAAGGAGCGGGGTTATGCCCTGGTAACAACTTCCGAGATCCTGAAGAACGGGTAA